In the Brucella anthropi ATCC 49188 genome, one interval contains:
- a CDS encoding trimeric intracellular cation channel family protein has protein sequence MTIPEFLNFAGVFVFAATGALAASRRQLDIIGFLFLANITGIGGGTFRDLVLGAPVFWVVEPTYLLAGTLAAIFVYFTAHMVESRYRVLLWLDAIGMAAYTVIGAAKGLALGFGPSVAIVTGISTATLGGILRDMVAGEPSVLMRREIYVTASLAGACLYVLLAWLQVEPAICAIAAALTAFLIRGGALYFGWTLPVYKSRPGRTEEELQRDRIIRPE, from the coding sequence GTGACGATTCCTGAGTTTTTGAACTTCGCAGGCGTTTTCGTTTTCGCTGCGACCGGCGCTCTTGCAGCATCGCGACGCCAGCTCGATATCATCGGTTTTCTGTTCCTTGCCAATATCACCGGTATTGGCGGCGGAACGTTCCGCGATCTCGTCCTCGGTGCACCGGTTTTCTGGGTTGTCGAGCCGACTTATCTGCTGGCGGGTACGCTGGCGGCTATCTTTGTCTATTTCACCGCACACATGGTCGAGTCGCGCTATCGAGTCCTGCTCTGGCTCGATGCCATTGGTATGGCCGCCTATACCGTAATAGGTGCAGCCAAGGGACTGGCGCTCGGTTTCGGACCATCCGTCGCCATTGTGACCGGCATTTCAACAGCCACTCTGGGCGGCATATTGCGCGATATGGTGGCGGGCGAGCCTTCCGTGCTAATGCGTCGCGAAATCTATGTCACGGCTTCGCTTGCCGGTGCGTGTCTCTATGTCCTGCTTGCCTGGTTGCAGGTCGAGCCAGCTATATGTGCGATTGCAGCGGCTCTGACCGCGTTTCTCATTCGCGGCGGCGCACTTTATTTCGGCTGGACATTGCCCGTCTATAAAAGCCGCCCCGGACGCACTGAAGAAGAGCTTCAGCGCGACCGGATCATCAGGCCGGAATAA
- the grpE gene encoding nucleotide exchange factor GrpE, whose amino-acid sequence MADEKNKSQNPDLEQRDINNPRDREALNRAADDFLKARKAEARAEVAEDEAEAAVDETANRIAMLEADNGELKDQLLRAAAEMENLRKRTQRDVQDARTYAVTNFARDMLSVSDNLRRALDAIPADALATDASLKSLADGVEMTERAMLQALERHGVKKLEPEGEKFDPNFHQAMFEVPNPDLPNNTVVQVVQDGYAIGDRVLRPAMVGVSKGGPKATADNGASEGNG is encoded by the coding sequence ATGGCTGACGAAAAAAACAAATCCCAGAACCCCGATCTTGAGCAGCGCGACATCAACAATCCCCGGGATCGTGAGGCGCTGAACCGAGCTGCCGACGATTTTCTGAAAGCGCGCAAGGCTGAAGCTCGTGCGGAAGTTGCCGAAGACGAAGCCGAAGCGGCAGTAGATGAAACCGCAAACCGGATCGCGATGCTCGAAGCTGACAATGGCGAGCTGAAGGATCAGCTCCTGCGTGCTGCAGCCGAGATGGAAAACCTTCGCAAGCGCACCCAGCGCGATGTGCAAGATGCGCGCACCTATGCCGTGACCAACTTCGCTCGCGACATGCTGTCGGTCTCTGACAATCTCCGCCGTGCGCTCGACGCTATTCCTGCTGATGCTCTGGCGACCGATGCCAGCCTGAAGTCGCTCGCAGACGGCGTCGAAATGACCGAACGCGCCATGCTGCAGGCTCTGGAGCGTCACGGCGTCAAGAAACTTGAACCGGAAGGCGAGAAGTTCGATCCGAACTTCCATCAGGCCATGTTCGAAGTGCCTAATCCGGATTTGCCGAACAACACCGTCGTGCAGGTCGTGCAAGATGGTTACGCCATCGGCGACCGTGTTCTGCGCCCGGCCATGGTCGGTGTGTCCAAAGGCGGCCCGAAGGCGACTGCCGACAACGGCGCTTCCGAAGGCAATGGCTGA
- the hrcA gene encoding heat-inducible transcriptional repressor HrcA: MMKTPEHQLLSSLDQRSRDIFRLIVETYLNDGDPLGSRNLSRLLPHTLSPATIRNVMSDLEHLGLIYAPHVSAGRLPTQIGLRFFVDAFLEVGDLPPEERSSIEAQVRSAGMNNSVESVLTEASQVLSGLSRGAGLVLATKAEGALKHIEFVRLEPTRALAVLVMQNGDVENRVVNLPVGISNSQLVEASNFLNAHIHGHTLSEAKAELKKLTEETRQELDQLSQELVAQGLAVWSGAGTDQPARLIVRGRANLLENIHAQEDIERLRHLFDDLETKDGMVQLLDLAEAGSGVRIFIGSENKLFSLSGSSLVVAPYRDSEQRVIGALGVIGPTRLNYARIVPMVDYTAQIVSRLLR, translated from the coding sequence ATGATGAAAACGCCGGAACACCAGCTTTTGAGTTCGCTCGACCAGCGTTCGCGCGATATTTTCCGGCTGATTGTGGAAACCTATCTGAACGATGGCGATCCGCTTGGCTCGCGCAATCTCTCACGACTGCTGCCACACACGCTTTCACCTGCCACGATCCGCAATGTGATGAGCGATCTCGAGCATCTGGGTCTCATCTACGCACCGCATGTCTCAGCCGGACGCCTGCCGACCCAGATCGGGCTACGCTTCTTTGTCGATGCGTTTCTCGAAGTGGGCGATCTGCCGCCGGAGGAACGCTCCTCCATTGAGGCGCAGGTTCGTTCCGCCGGAATGAACAATTCGGTCGAAAGCGTTCTTACCGAGGCAAGCCAAGTTCTTTCAGGTCTGTCGCGCGGCGCGGGCCTCGTGCTTGCCACCAAAGCGGAAGGGGCACTCAAGCACATCGAATTCGTTCGTCTCGAACCGACACGGGCACTGGCTGTTCTTGTCATGCAGAACGGCGATGTCGAAAACCGCGTCGTCAATCTGCCCGTCGGCATCAGCAATTCGCAGCTGGTCGAGGCATCGAACTTTCTCAACGCACACATCCATGGCCACACGCTTTCCGAAGCCAAAGCCGAATTGAAAAAGCTGACGGAAGAAACACGGCAGGAACTCGATCAGCTATCGCAGGAACTTGTTGCCCAAGGGCTGGCGGTCTGGAGCGGGGCTGGAACGGATCAACCGGCGCGGCTGATCGTTCGCGGTCGCGCCAATCTTCTGGAAAACATCCATGCGCAGGAAGACATCGAGCGCCTGCGCCATCTGTTCGATGATCTTGAGACCAAGGACGGCATGGTCCAGCTTCTCGATCTCGCCGAAGCCGGTTCGGGTGTCCGCATCTTCATTGGTTCGGAGAACAAGCTTTTCTCCCTTTCCGGCTCATCGCTGGTGGTCGCCCCCTATCGCGACAGCGAGCAAAGGGTTATTGGTGCTCTGGGAGTCATTGGGCCCACACGGCTCAACTATGCGCGGATCGTTCCCATGGTGGACTACACCGCTCAGATCGTTTCCCGGCTCCTGCGGTAA
- the rph gene encoding ribonuclease PH — translation MRPSKRAADEMRAVSFERGISKHAEGSCLVKFGDTHVLCTASLEEKVPGWMRNTGKGWVTAEYGMLPRSTGDRMRREAAAGKQGGRTQEIQRLIGRSLRAVVDMQALGEVQITVDCDVIQADGGTRTAAITGGWVALHECLRWMEARQMVRVEKVLKDHIAAISCGIYEGEPVLDLDYAEDSVAETDSNFVMTGKGGIVEIQGTAEGAPFSEEEFANLMKLARGGIDRLVSLQKMAVA, via the coding sequence ATGCGTCCATCCAAGCGTGCGGCTGACGAAATGCGTGCCGTTTCTTTCGAACGCGGCATCTCCAAACATGCCGAGGGCTCCTGCCTCGTCAAGTTTGGCGATACGCATGTGTTGTGCACCGCAAGCCTTGAGGAAAAGGTGCCGGGCTGGATGCGCAATACGGGCAAGGGCTGGGTCACGGCGGAATACGGCATGCTGCCGCGTTCGACCGGCGACCGCATGCGCCGCGAAGCCGCTGCCGGTAAGCAGGGCGGACGCACGCAGGAAATCCAGCGTCTGATCGGACGCTCCTTGCGCGCCGTCGTGGACATGCAGGCACTTGGCGAAGTACAGATCACGGTAGATTGCGATGTCATTCAGGCCGATGGCGGCACGCGGACGGCAGCCATCACCGGCGGCTGGGTAGCGCTTCATGAATGCCTGCGCTGGATGGAAGCGCGCCAGATGGTGCGCGTCGAGAAGGTTCTGAAAGATCATATCGCGGCGATTTCCTGCGGCATCTACGAGGGTGAGCCTGTGCTTGATCTGGACTATGCCGAAGACTCTGTCGCCGAGACCGACAGCAATTTCGTGATGACCGGCAAGGGCGGAATTGTCGAAATTCAGGGAACGGCGGAAGGTGCGCCTTTCTCGGAAGAAGAGTTTGCCAATCTGATGAAGCTGGCTCGCGGCGGCATTGATCGCCTTGTGTCCTTGCAGAAGATGGCCGTCGCCTGA
- a CDS encoding VOC family protein: MRAARILETALYVRDVAEAIEFYHGIMGLEPVGKVSERNAFFRCGDGILLLFKAEETLKPPLPEHLPVPSHGTSGPGHVCFAASREEMERWRNHLAKHGIAIEAEFDWPNGAHSIYFRDPSGNSLEIAEPKLWN, encoded by the coding sequence ATGCGCGCAGCACGCATCCTTGAAACGGCGCTCTATGTCCGCGATGTCGCGGAGGCTATAGAGTTCTATCACGGCATTATGGGTCTGGAGCCGGTCGGGAAAGTGAGCGAGCGCAACGCATTTTTCCGGTGCGGCGACGGCATATTGCTTCTCTTCAAGGCCGAAGAGACGTTGAAGCCGCCATTGCCAGAGCACTTGCCCGTGCCGTCCCATGGCACAAGCGGTCCCGGCCATGTATGTTTTGCTGCAAGCCGCGAGGAGATGGAACGCTGGCGCAACCATCTGGCAAAACATGGCATAGCAATCGAGGCCGAGTTCGACTGGCCGAATGGTGCGCATTCGATCTACTTCCGTGATCCATCCGGCAATTCATTGGAGATTGCCGAACCCAAACTGTGGAACTGA
- the rdgB gene encoding RdgB/HAM1 family non-canonical purine NTP pyrophosphatase, which produces MRKLEQGKLIVASHNAGKLKEFDGLIGPFGFEVSSVAALGLPEPDETGTTFEENAYIKALAAAEATGLPALSDDSGMMVDALDGDPGVYTANWAETEDGTRDFDMAMQKVENLLQEKAAVAPQQRKARFVSVICLAWPDGEAEYFRGEVEGAIVWPPRGTTGFGFDPIFLPDGYEKTFGEMTADEKHGWKPGDASALSHRARAFKLFAEKALNVEPASAK; this is translated from the coding sequence ATGAGAAAACTGGAACAGGGCAAGCTGATCGTCGCTTCGCACAATGCGGGCAAGCTGAAGGAGTTCGACGGTCTGATCGGCCCGTTCGGCTTTGAGGTCAGTTCGGTTGCCGCTCTTGGCCTGCCGGAGCCGGATGAAACCGGTACCACGTTTGAGGAAAACGCCTATATCAAAGCGCTTGCGGCAGCTGAAGCAACGGGGCTGCCAGCACTTTCGGATGATTCCGGCATGATGGTCGATGCGCTTGACGGTGATCCGGGGGTCTACACGGCAAACTGGGCCGAGACGGAAGACGGCACACGCGATTTCGACATGGCGATGCAGAAGGTCGAGAACCTGCTGCAAGAAAAGGCTGCCGTTGCGCCACAGCAGCGCAAGGCGCGTTTCGTATCCGTAATCTGCCTTGCCTGGCCGGATGGGGAGGCTGAATATTTCCGTGGCGAAGTCGAGGGCGCTATTGTCTGGCCGCCGCGTGGCACTACGGGTTTCGGTTTCGACCCGATTTTCCTGCCCGATGGCTATGAAAAGACGTTCGGCGAAATGACTGCCGATGAGAAGCACGGCTGGAAGCCTGGTGATGCTTCGGCCTTGTCGCATCGTGCTCGTGCCTTCAAGCTTTTCGCCGAAAAAGCGCTTAATGTGGAGCCGGCATCCGCAAAATGA
- the hemW gene encoding radical SAM family heme chaperone HemW produces the protein MNKLFPPLQAVDAARANAAGSIPIARANGENAFGVYLHWPFCLAKCPYCDFNSHVRHKPVDQARFSEAFLREMETLRERTGPRTITSIFLGGGTPSLMQPETVGALLNGIASHWSVAPDIEVTLEANPTSVEADRFRGYRAAGVNRVSLGIQALNDPDLRRLGRMHSVEEAKAAIRLAREIFPRLSFDLIYARPNQTIEAWREELKEAIGLAADHLSLYQLTIEEGTQFYNLWKAGKLTTPEPDHAAALYEETQRVTAEHGLPAYEISNHAVPGRESQHNLVYWRYGQYVGIGPGAHGRFVENDIRTVTMTEKHPETWLDKVERNGHGIIEEEYLDGGQEGDEFLMMGLRLREGIDLARYERLSGHAVDEKRLAKLIAEGMIEPMSGSIIRATPDGALVLDALVADLAA, from the coding sequence ATGAACAAGCTGTTTCCCCCTTTGCAGGCAGTAGATGCTGCTCGCGCAAATGCCGCCGGGTCGATCCCAATCGCGCGTGCAAATGGGGAAAATGCGTTTGGCGTTTACCTGCATTGGCCATTCTGTCTGGCCAAATGCCCTTATTGTGACTTCAACAGCCATGTTCGTCACAAGCCGGTCGATCAGGCGCGTTTTTCGGAAGCATTTCTTCGCGAGATGGAAACCTTGCGTGAGCGCACCGGCCCACGCACGATCACCAGCATATTCCTGGGTGGCGGCACGCCGTCGCTGATGCAGCCGGAAACCGTGGGTGCACTTCTCAATGGGATCGCGTCCCATTGGTCGGTAGCGCCGGACATTGAGGTGACGCTGGAAGCCAACCCGACCAGTGTGGAGGCTGATCGTTTTCGCGGCTATCGCGCGGCAGGCGTTAACCGCGTGTCGCTTGGCATTCAGGCACTCAACGATCCCGATTTGCGCCGTCTCGGACGCATGCATTCGGTCGAGGAAGCCAAGGCGGCCATTCGGCTGGCACGCGAGATTTTCCCGCGCCTGTCCTTCGATCTGATCTACGCACGCCCGAACCAGACAATCGAGGCCTGGCGGGAGGAACTGAAAGAGGCCATCGGGCTTGCTGCCGATCATCTGTCGCTCTATCAGCTGACGATCGAGGAAGGCACGCAGTTCTATAATCTCTGGAAGGCTGGCAAGCTGACGACGCCCGAGCCGGATCACGCTGCAGCCCTTTATGAGGAAACGCAAAGGGTAACGGCAGAGCACGGCCTTCCTGCCTATGAAATCTCCAACCACGCGGTGCCGGGGCGCGAGTCACAGCACAATCTCGTCTATTGGCGTTACGGGCAATATGTCGGCATTGGTCCCGGCGCGCATGGGCGTTTCGTGGAAAATGATATTCGTACCGTCACCATGACCGAAAAACATCCGGAAACCTGGCTGGATAAGGTCGAGCGCAATGGCCACGGCATTATCGAAGAAGAATATCTCGATGGCGGACAGGAAGGCGACGAATTCCTGATGATGGGCTTGCGTTTACGCGAAGGCATCGATCTTGCCCGCTATGAGCGACTTTCTGGCCATGCAGTTGATGAAAAGCGACTTGCGAAACTGATCGCGGAAGGCATGATCGAACCGATGAGCGGCAGCATCATTCGCGCAACGCCAGATGGTGCGCTGGTGCTCGACGCGCTGGTTGCCGACTTGGCGGCATAA
- the rsmI gene encoding 16S rRNA (cytidine(1402)-2'-O)-methyltransferase, producing the protein MTDEAGEGRREYVVGGTTMRARPLEPALYIVSTPIGNLGDMTLRGIETLASVDILACEDTRVTRVLLDRYGIARRPISYHEHNAAEAGEKLIAALSAGKSVALVSDAGTPLVSDPGFRLVGEAREAGIRVVPIPGASAVLAALAASGLPTDAFMFCGFLPSKHGQKQSKLESLKGIDATLVFYESPNRTAATLAEMAEVFGPDRLGALCRELTKAYETIRTAPLGELAAEFDGEDRIRGEVVLLVGPPTGNAVPQSEEDIDKLLLSLAAELPPSKAAGEAARMTGGQKSVLYQRLMQLKSDQR; encoded by the coding sequence ATGACGGACGAAGCAGGCGAGGGGCGACGGGAATATGTGGTTGGCGGCACGACAATGCGCGCCCGGCCACTGGAACCTGCTCTTTATATCGTCTCGACCCCCATCGGAAATCTCGGCGATATGACGCTGCGCGGTATCGAAACGCTGGCGTCCGTCGATATTCTGGCTTGCGAAGATACGCGCGTAACCCGCGTTCTGCTCGACCGCTATGGTATAGCGCGCCGCCCCATCAGCTATCACGAACACAATGCCGCCGAAGCCGGTGAAAAGCTGATAGCGGCTCTGTCAGCGGGCAAAAGCGTTGCGCTGGTGTCCGATGCCGGAACGCCGCTCGTCTCCGATCCCGGTTTCCGTCTGGTGGGCGAAGCGCGCGAGGCGGGCATTCGTGTCGTACCTATTCCGGGTGCTTCCGCCGTTCTGGCCGCACTTGCCGCTTCGGGCCTGCCGACCGACGCCTTCATGTTCTGCGGCTTCCTGCCCTCCAAGCATGGGCAAAAACAGTCGAAGCTTGAAAGCCTCAAGGGGATCGACGCAACGCTGGTGTTCTATGAATCGCCAAACCGGACAGCGGCAACGCTGGCGGAAATGGCCGAAGTGTTCGGGCCGGATCGTCTGGGCGCGCTCTGCCGTGAACTGACCAAGGCCTACGAGACCATTCGCACTGCGCCGCTGGGCGAGCTTGCAGCCGAGTTTGACGGCGAAGATCGCATTCGCGGTGAAGTTGTTCTGCTGGTGGGGCCGCCAACGGGCAACGCCGTTCCGCAAAGCGAGGAAGACATCGACAAGCTGCTGCTGTCGCTTGCCGCTGAGCTGCCGCCATCCAAGGCCGCGGGCGAGGCAGCGCGCATGACCGGCGGACAGAAATCGGTTCTCTATCAGCGTCTCATGCAATTGAAATCGGATCAGCGATGA
- a CDS encoding YraN family protein has product MTDLREKKRTAFFRGHSAERFASVLLLLKGFRIVARRYRTRLGEIDLIARRGNLILIVEVKARSSLEAAHLAVTPQAMRRIEAAADLWLQRQPDHARLSLRFDLIAVLPRRWPKHVPAFFTSGNY; this is encoded by the coding sequence ATGACAGACCTCCGCGAGAAGAAGCGAACTGCTTTCTTTCGCGGACACAGTGCCGAACGTTTTGCTTCCGTGCTTCTTCTTCTGAAAGGTTTTCGGATCGTCGCCCGGCGCTATCGAACACGGCTCGGCGAAATCGATCTGATCGCCCGGCGTGGCAATCTGATTTTGATCGTTGAGGTCAAGGCGCGGAGCAGTCTGGAAGCAGCGCACCTCGCTGTCACGCCGCAGGCCATGCGCCGCATCGAAGCCGCAGCCGATCTCTGGCTGCAACGCCAGCCCGACCATGCCCGCCTGTCGCTGCGTTTCGATCTGATTGCCGTGCTGCCGCGACGGTGGCCAAAACATGTTCCGGCATTCTTCACGAGCGGCAACTACTGA
- the cysG gene encoding siroheme synthase CysG: MSLSQKRLLADFPAFFRVSEEVVVVVGGGEEALNKARLVAQTSARLRIVAEETEHHLADFIANHGAEHVAVPFAPEHVEGAKLVFVATGDEAQDRAIAAVVKAQKIPVNVVDRPALCDFLTPAIVNRAPLTIAIGSEGTAPVLAQMVRARIDAAFSPRLGELAHFAESWRPLVERALPKGLARRSFWRGFFSGRVAHAIENGDREEAQKAASDLIKQRDNAAGYVWLVGAGPGAEDLLTLRAHRALMEADVIVHDALVPEGVIAMGRRDAERLAVGKRKGCHSKSQEEINRLLVTLGREGKRVVRLKSGDPLVFGRAGEEMAALRAAGIGFEIVPGITSAFAAAADMELPLTLRGVASSLVFTTGHDMTGDVLPGWTKLAVSGATIAVYMGSTVAASVAARLIGAGLHEDTAVAVVENASRQDKRLFHGTLKDLPDLESRKELSGPVMVIIGDAVAGAAIDKAEALALRPVSVAA; the protein is encoded by the coding sequence GTGTCTCTATCGCAAAAGCGTTTACTGGCTGATTTTCCTGCCTTCTTCCGGGTCTCGGAAGAGGTGGTTGTCGTCGTTGGCGGCGGCGAGGAAGCTTTGAACAAGGCGCGCCTCGTGGCGCAGACTTCGGCGCGACTTCGCATCGTTGCTGAAGAAACAGAACATCATCTGGCCGATTTCATTGCAAACCATGGCGCGGAGCATGTGGCTGTACCTTTTGCGCCCGAACACGTTGAAGGCGCAAAGCTTGTTTTCGTGGCGACTGGCGATGAGGCGCAGGATCGCGCCATTGCCGCTGTGGTCAAGGCGCAAAAAATTCCGGTCAATGTGGTTGACCGTCCCGCACTTTGCGATTTCCTGACACCCGCCATTGTCAATCGTGCGCCGCTGACGATTGCGATTGGTTCGGAAGGGACGGCCCCGGTTCTGGCGCAGATGGTGCGCGCGCGTATCGATGCCGCGTTCTCGCCGCGTCTGGGTGAGCTTGCGCATTTTGCCGAAAGCTGGCGTCCGCTGGTCGAGCGCGCCTTGCCGAAGGGGCTGGCGCGCCGCAGCTTCTGGCGCGGGTTCTTTTCGGGCCGCGTCGCCCATGCCATCGAGAATGGCGACCGGGAGGAAGCACAGAAAGCCGCGAGCGACCTGATCAAGCAGCGCGACAATGCCGCCGGTTATGTCTGGCTGGTCGGTGCCGGTCCGGGTGCCGAAGACCTGCTGACCCTGCGCGCCCATCGCGCCTTGATGGAAGCCGATGTGATTGTGCATGATGCGCTGGTGCCGGAAGGTGTCATCGCCATGGGTCGCCGCGATGCCGAGCGTCTTGCCGTCGGCAAGCGCAAAGGCTGCCATTCCAAGAGCCAGGAAGAGATCAACCGCCTGCTGGTAACGCTCGGGCGGGAAGGCAAGCGCGTTGTGCGGCTGAAATCCGGCGATCCGCTGGTGTTCGGACGCGCAGGTGAAGAAATGGCCGCACTGCGTGCCGCCGGTATCGGGTTCGAAATCGTGCCCGGCATCACTTCTGCCTTTGCCGCCGCAGCCGACATGGAACTGCCGCTGACGCTGCGCGGTGTCGCCTCGTCGCTGGTGTTCACCACCGGCCATGACATGACCGGCGACGTGCTACCGGGCTGGACGAAGCTCGCCGTCTCCGGCGCAACCATTGCCGTCTATATGGGCTCGACCGTCGCGGCATCGGTTGCCGCGCGGCTGATTGGTGCGGGCCTGCACGAAGATACCGCCGTGGCGGTGGTGGAAAATGCGAGCCGGCAGGACAAGCGCCTGTTCCACGGCACGCTGAAAGATTTGCCGGATCTGGAAAGCCGCAAGGAACTTTCCGGTCCGGTCATGGTGATCATTGGCGATGCGGTCGCCGGTGCCGCCATCGACAAAGCCGAAGCGCTGGCCCTCAGGCCGGTTTCCGTCGCAGCCTAA
- a CDS encoding DUF2849 domain-containing protein: MVVKVLTANRLIDGQAVWLGADGSWQETIDGALVARHVEAVEALEDAGKVAAKANLVVDVNVIDVEEREEGLYPIRLRERIRLSGPTIVTFGDLPLEKPELKRAS, translated from the coding sequence ATGGTTGTAAAAGTTCTCACTGCAAACCGGCTGATCGACGGGCAGGCTGTGTGGCTCGGTGCCGACGGCTCCTGGCAGGAAACCATCGACGGCGCGCTGGTCGCTCGTCACGTAGAGGCCGTTGAAGCGCTTGAAGACGCGGGCAAGGTTGCAGCAAAAGCCAATCTGGTTGTCGATGTGAACGTGATCGATGTCGAGGAGCGCGAGGAGGGACTTTACCCCATCCGTCTGCGCGAGCGCATCCGTCTTTCCGGCCCGACCATCGTGACCTTTGGCGATTTGCCCCTCGAAAAGCCTGAATTGAAGCGCGCCTCCTGA
- a CDS encoding nitrite/sulfite reductase — MYRYDEFDRDFVAARVAQFKDQVERRLTGELTEDQFKPLRLMNGLYLQLHAYMLRVAIPYGTLSSRQLRKLGHIARVYDRGFGHFTTRQNIQYNWPALKDVPRILEELAEVEMHAIQTSGNCIRNVTADHFAGAAADEVADPRPFAEILRQWSSLHPEFSYLPRKFKIAIVGSDHDRAAIQVHDIGLQLKKNEAGDLGLAVYIGGGQGRTPMVAKKIRDFLPIEDMLTYVTAIVRVYNLHGRRDNKYKARIKILVHETGVEELTREIDAEWDEIRNGELKLPQRDIDAIESYFRMPNLPQRPEGWEVLAVTQKADAEFASWVARNVTPHKNPDYAVVTISLKPIGGIPGDASAEQMELVADIAETYSFDEIRVSHEQNLVLPHVAKADLAAVYDLLQSDGLVTPNAGLITDIIACPGLDYCALANARSIPVAQRISERFGDQQRQLEIGDLKIKISGCINACGHHHVGHIGILGVEKKGEELYQITLGGSADEYSTIGDITGRGFSSEEVVDAIETVVDTYLSLRESPEETFLAAYRRVGMEPFKQALYGEISRAA, encoded by the coding sequence ATGTATCGTTACGATGAATTCGACCGCGATTTTGTTGCGGCCCGCGTTGCCCAGTTCAAGGATCAGGTCGAGCGCCGTTTGACCGGGGAGCTGACCGAAGACCAGTTCAAGCCGCTGCGTCTGATGAATGGCCTCTATCTGCAACTGCACGCCTATATGCTGCGCGTGGCAATTCCCTATGGCACGCTTTCGAGCCGCCAGCTTCGGAAGCTCGGCCACATTGCCCGCGTCTATGACCGCGGCTTCGGCCATTTCACAACACGCCAGAATATCCAGTATAACTGGCCAGCATTGAAGGACGTTCCGCGTATTCTGGAAGAGCTGGCAGAAGTCGAGATGCACGCCATCCAGACCTCCGGCAATTGCATTCGCAATGTGACGGCCGATCATTTCGCGGGCGCTGCCGCCGACGAAGTGGCCGATCCGCGCCCATTCGCCGAAATTTTGCGCCAGTGGTCGTCGCTGCATCCGGAGTTTTCCTATCTGCCGCGCAAGTTCAAGATTGCCATCGTCGGCTCGGACCATGACCGCGCCGCCATTCAGGTGCATGACATCGGCTTGCAGCTGAAGAAGAACGAGGCGGGCGATCTGGGGCTGGCTGTCTATATTGGTGGCGGTCAGGGCCGCACGCCGATGGTGGCCAAGAAAATCCGCGACTTCCTGCCCATCGAGGACATGCTGACCTATGTGACGGCCATCGTGCGCGTTTATAATCTGCATGGCCGTCGCGACAACAAATACAAGGCGCGCATCAAGATTCTCGTCCATGAAACGGGCGTTGAAGAGCTTACCCGCGAGATCGATGCCGAGTGGGACGAAATCCGCAATGGCGAATTGAAGCTGCCGCAGCGCGATATCGACGCCATCGAAAGCTATTTCCGCATGCCGAACCTGCCGCAACGGCCGGAAGGCTGGGAAGTGCTGGCCGTCACGCAGAAGGCCGATGCGGAATTTGCAAGCTGGGTGGCGCGCAATGTCACGCCGCACAAGAACCCGGATTATGCGGTCGTCACCATTTCGCTCAAGCCCATTGGTGGCATTCCGGGCGATGCGAGCGCCGAGCAGATGGAACTGGTGGCGGATATTGCCGAGACCTATTCCTTTGATGAAATCCGCGTCAGCCACGAGCAGAATCTGGTTTTGCCGCATGTGGCCAAGGCCGATCTCGCAGCGGTCTATGATCTGTTGCAGTCGGATGGTCTGGTGACGCCCAATGCCGGTCTCATCACCGACATCATCGCCTGCCCCGGTCTCGATTATTGCGCCCTTGCCAATGCACGCTCCATTCCGGTGGCGCAGCGCATTTCGGAGCGCTTCGGCGACCAGCAGCGCCAGCTTGAGATCGGCGATCTCAAGATCAAGATTTCCGGCTGCATCAATGCCTGCGGTCATCACCATGTCGGCCATATCGGCATTCTGGGCGTCGAGAAGAAGGGCGAAGAGCTTTATCAGATCACGCTTGGCGGTTCGGCGGACGAGTATTCGACTATCGGTGACATCACCGGTCGCGGCTTCTCGTCGGAAGAGGTGGTTGATGCCATCGAAACAGTTGTGGACACCTATCTGTCCTTGCGGGAAAGCCCGGAAGAAACCTTCCTTGCCGCCTATCGCCGCGTCGGCATGGAGCCGTTCAAACAAGCGCTTTATGGAGAAATAAGCCGTGCAGCTTGA